A window from Zingiber officinale cultivar Zhangliang chromosome 7A, Zo_v1.1, whole genome shotgun sequence encodes these proteins:
- the LOC122001520 gene encoding general negative regulator of transcription subunit 3-like isoform X1, with protein MGASRKLQGEIDRVLKKVQEGVDVFDSIWNKVYDTENLNQKEKFEADLKKEIKKLQRYRDQIKTWIQSSEIKDKKVSASYEQALMDARKLIEREMERFKVCEKETKTKAFSKEGLGQQPKTDPKEKAKSETRDWLNNVVADLESQIDNFEAEVEGLSVKKGKTRPPRLTHLEASITRHKAHIMKLELILRLLDNDELSPDQVNDVKDFLEDYVERNQEDFDEFSDVDELYISLPLDKVEALEDLVSLGPSSLTKISLSSSESLLTSQDQGEDAVFQESNSDVVAPKTPPSKGGATGSSAPTVHPIISSGVSAVPTAAVSASVPVRPLISGPTATAILSGPLSAKSENSAVVSLPFLTSNTAKEEDMTFPGRKPSPAIPEIVGKGISRGISNPASIGTNMTFSSASAISGNVTLGSVPALSDISKRNSLNVDERIGSSGLAQPLVSPINNRILLQSLPKTNDGASSNDSNNVGEAPISGGRVFSPSIVPGVQWRPQGAAFQNANETGQIRGRPEIAPDQREKFLQRLQQVQQGHSNLLNVTHISGANHKQFTTQQNSLLQQFSPQNTSVSPHVGLVLGGQGSALGSVGSVSTQPQPTILQQSSQHPAVSSGTKDEEDAAHANVEDQQQLQHNMAEDLIADPISSPSLNKIIGDDDLKTSFTGTGSASAAEGSQLSRDNEMSPGQPLQPSQSAAGLGVIGRRSALDLGAIGDNISSLAGNSGVMHDQMYNLQMLEAAYYKLPQPRDSERPKTYVPRHPAITPASYPQTQAPIIDNPAFWERLGLDPMGTDALFFAFYYQQNTPQQYLAARELKRQSWRFHKKFNTWFQRHEEPKVTNDNFERGNYVYFDFHIANDGSQHGWCQRIKTDFTFEYDFLEDELAV; from the exons ATGGGCGCGAGCAGGAAGCTGCAGGGCGAGATCGATCGAGTCCTGAAGAAGGTGCAGGAAGGCGTCGACGTCTTCGATAGCATTTGGAACAAG GTTTACGACACGGAGAATCTGAACCAGAAGGAGAAGTTCGAGGCGGACTTGAAGAAGGAAATCAAGAAGCTGCAGCGGTATCGTGATCAAATCAAGACATGGATTCAGTCGAGCGAGATAAAAGATAAAAAG GTTAGTGCCTCTTATGAGCAGGCTCTCATGGATGCCCGCAAGCTCATTGAACGAGAAATGGAAAGATTTAAGGTTTGTGAAAAAGAGACAAAGACAAAAGCATTTTCCAAGGAAGGTTTGGGTCAGCAACCCAAGACA GATCCAAAAGAGAAGGCGAAATCAGAAACAAGGGACTGGCTAAACAATGTG GTTGCAGATTTGGAGAGTCAAATTGACAATTTCGAAGCTGAAGTTGAAGGGCTTTCTGTCAAGAAAGGGAAAACAAGGCCACCTCGCTTG ACACATCTGGAGGCATCCATCACCAGGCACAAAGCTCACATAATGAAGTTGGAGTTGATTTTGAGATTGTTGGATAATGATGAGTTAAGTCCTGATCAGGTTAATGATGTAAAAGACTTTCTTGAAGATTATGTTGAACGTAATCAG GAGGATTTTGATGAATTTAGTGACGTTGATGAACTTTACATCTCTCTACCACTTGATAAGGTAGAAGCACTGGAAGATCTTGTTTCACTTGGTCCTTCCAGTCTTACTAAG ATTTCTTTGTCATCGAGTGAGTCACTACTCACATCTCAAGACCAAGGTGAAGATGCAGTTTTTCAGGAAAGTAATTCTGATGTTGTTGCACCGAAAACTCCACCTTCAAAAGGAGGAGCTACTGGGTCTTCGGCACCAACAGTTCATCCAATTATTAGTTCTGGGGTATCTGCTGTTCCTACTGCAGCTGTGAGTGCTAGTGTTCCTGTACGTCCATTGATTTCTGGACCAACAGCTACAGCTATACTTTCTGGACCACTAAGTGCAAAAAGTGAGAACTCTGCTGTTGTATCTTTACCTTTTCTCACATCCAACACAGCGAAGGAGGAAGATATGACCTTCCCTGGGCGTAAACCTTCACCAGCCATCCCAGAAATTGTAGGGAAAGGTATTAGTAGAGGGATCTCAAATCCTGCATCAATCGGTACTAATATGACTTTCAGTTCTGCCAGTGCAATATCTGGAAATGTTACTCTGGGTTCTGTTCCGGCTTTGTCTGATATATCGAAGCGCAACTCTTTAAATGTCGACGAGAGAATTGGAAGTAGTGGACTTGCACAGCCATTGGTTTCTCCTATAAATAACAGAATCCTATTGCAATCATTGCCAAAAACAAATGATGGAGCTAGTTCAAATGATTCTAATAATGTTGGAGAGGCACCTATTTCAGGAGGAAGAGTCTTTTCACCTTCCATAGTCCCTGGGGTTCAGTGGAGACCTCAAGGTGCAGCTTTTCAGAATGCAAATGAAACT GGCCAAATTAGAGGGCGACCTGAGATTGCTCCTGACCAGCGGGAGAAATTTTTACAAAGGCTCCAACAAGTGCAACAAGGCCACAGTAACCTTCTCAATGTGACACATATCTCTGGTGCCAACCACAAACAGTTTACCACACAGCAGAATTCTCTTTTGCAACAG TTTAGTCCTCAAAACACTTCTGTTTCACCTCATGTTGGCCTTGTGCTTGGAGGTCAAGGATCGGCTCTTGGTTCTGTTGGTTCAGTTTCAACACAACCACAACCAACTATTCTTCAACAATCCTCCCAACACCCTGCAGTATCAAGTGGAACGAAAGATGAAG AAGATGCTGCACATGCAAATGTGGAAGACCAACAACAACTGCAGCATAATATGGCAGAGGATCTGATCGCGGACCCTATCTCAAGTCCCAGTCTCAACAAGATCATAGGTGATGATGATCTGAAAACATCATTCACA GGCACAGGTTCTGCTTCGGCAGCAGAAGGAAGTCAGTTGTCTAGAGATAATGAAATGTCACCAGGCCAGCCATTACAACCCAGTCAATCCGCAGCTGGCCTTGGTGTTATTGGTAGAAGAAGTGCATTAGATCTTGGTGCAATTGGTGACAACATCAGTAGCTTAGCTGGGAATTCTGGTGTAATGCACGATCAGATGTATAATCTGCAGATGCTTGAAGCTGCATATTATAAACTTCCACAGCCTAGGGACTCAGAACGCCCAAAAACTTATGTTCCG AGGCATCCTGCAATTACACCTGCAAGCTATCCACAAACTCAAGCACCCATAATTGATAATCCTGCCTTTTGGGAACGATTAGGTCTTGATCCGATGGGTACTGATGCCTTGTTTTTTGCATTTTACTATCAACAG AACACTCCTCAGCAATACTTAGCTGCTCGAGAATTGAAGAGGCAGTCATGGAGATTTCATAAGAAATTTAATACATGGTTTCAACGTCACGAGGAGCCAAAAGTAACTAATGATAACTTTGAGCGAGGAAACTATGTCTACTTTGATTTTCATATCGCCAACGATGGTTCTCAGCATGGATG GTGTCAGCGGATTAAAACTGATTTCACCTTCGAATACGATTTTCTTGAGGATGAACTTGCAGTATGA
- the LOC122001520 gene encoding general negative regulator of transcription subunit 3-like isoform X2: MGASRKLQGEIDRVLKKVQEGVDVFDSIWNKVYDTENLNQKEKFEADLKKEIKKLQRYRDQIKTWIQSSEIKDKKVSASYEQALMDARKLIEREMERFKVCEKETKTKAFSKEGLGQQPKTDPKEKAKSETRDWLNNVVADLESQIDNFEAEVEGLSVKKGKTRPPRLTHLEASITRHKAHIMKLELILRLLDNDELSPDQVNDVKDFLEDYVERNQEDFDEFSDVDELYISLPLDKVEALEDLVSLGPSSLTKISLSSSESLLTSQDQGEDAVFQESNSDVVAPKTPPSKGGATGSSAPTVHPIISSGVSAVPTAAVSASVPVRPLISGPTATAILSGPLSAKSENSAVVSLPFLTSNTAKEEDMTFPGRKPSPAIPEIVGKGISRGISNPASIGTNMTFSSASAISGNVTLGSVPALSDISKRNSLNVDERIGSSGLAQPLVSPINNRILLQSLPKTNDGASSNDSNNVGEAPISGGRVFSPSIVPGVQWRPQGAAFQNANETGQIRGRPEIAPDQREKFLQRLQQVQQGHSNLLNVTHISGANHKQFTTQQNSLLQQFSPQNTSVSPHVGLVLGGQGSALGSVGSVSTQPQPTILQQSSQHPAVSSGTKDEDAAHANVEDQQQLQHNMAEDLIADPISSPSLNKIIGDDDLKTSFTGTGSASAAEGSQLSRDNEMSPGQPLQPSQSAAGLGVIGRRSALDLGAIGDNISSLAGNSGVMHDQMYNLQMLEAAYYKLPQPRDSERPKTYVPRHPAITPASYPQTQAPIIDNPAFWERLGLDPMGTDALFFAFYYQQNTPQQYLAARELKRQSWRFHKKFNTWFQRHEEPKVTNDNFERGNYVYFDFHIANDGSQHGWCQRIKTDFTFEYDFLEDELAV, translated from the exons ATGGGCGCGAGCAGGAAGCTGCAGGGCGAGATCGATCGAGTCCTGAAGAAGGTGCAGGAAGGCGTCGACGTCTTCGATAGCATTTGGAACAAG GTTTACGACACGGAGAATCTGAACCAGAAGGAGAAGTTCGAGGCGGACTTGAAGAAGGAAATCAAGAAGCTGCAGCGGTATCGTGATCAAATCAAGACATGGATTCAGTCGAGCGAGATAAAAGATAAAAAG GTTAGTGCCTCTTATGAGCAGGCTCTCATGGATGCCCGCAAGCTCATTGAACGAGAAATGGAAAGATTTAAGGTTTGTGAAAAAGAGACAAAGACAAAAGCATTTTCCAAGGAAGGTTTGGGTCAGCAACCCAAGACA GATCCAAAAGAGAAGGCGAAATCAGAAACAAGGGACTGGCTAAACAATGTG GTTGCAGATTTGGAGAGTCAAATTGACAATTTCGAAGCTGAAGTTGAAGGGCTTTCTGTCAAGAAAGGGAAAACAAGGCCACCTCGCTTG ACACATCTGGAGGCATCCATCACCAGGCACAAAGCTCACATAATGAAGTTGGAGTTGATTTTGAGATTGTTGGATAATGATGAGTTAAGTCCTGATCAGGTTAATGATGTAAAAGACTTTCTTGAAGATTATGTTGAACGTAATCAG GAGGATTTTGATGAATTTAGTGACGTTGATGAACTTTACATCTCTCTACCACTTGATAAGGTAGAAGCACTGGAAGATCTTGTTTCACTTGGTCCTTCCAGTCTTACTAAG ATTTCTTTGTCATCGAGTGAGTCACTACTCACATCTCAAGACCAAGGTGAAGATGCAGTTTTTCAGGAAAGTAATTCTGATGTTGTTGCACCGAAAACTCCACCTTCAAAAGGAGGAGCTACTGGGTCTTCGGCACCAACAGTTCATCCAATTATTAGTTCTGGGGTATCTGCTGTTCCTACTGCAGCTGTGAGTGCTAGTGTTCCTGTACGTCCATTGATTTCTGGACCAACAGCTACAGCTATACTTTCTGGACCACTAAGTGCAAAAAGTGAGAACTCTGCTGTTGTATCTTTACCTTTTCTCACATCCAACACAGCGAAGGAGGAAGATATGACCTTCCCTGGGCGTAAACCTTCACCAGCCATCCCAGAAATTGTAGGGAAAGGTATTAGTAGAGGGATCTCAAATCCTGCATCAATCGGTACTAATATGACTTTCAGTTCTGCCAGTGCAATATCTGGAAATGTTACTCTGGGTTCTGTTCCGGCTTTGTCTGATATATCGAAGCGCAACTCTTTAAATGTCGACGAGAGAATTGGAAGTAGTGGACTTGCACAGCCATTGGTTTCTCCTATAAATAACAGAATCCTATTGCAATCATTGCCAAAAACAAATGATGGAGCTAGTTCAAATGATTCTAATAATGTTGGAGAGGCACCTATTTCAGGAGGAAGAGTCTTTTCACCTTCCATAGTCCCTGGGGTTCAGTGGAGACCTCAAGGTGCAGCTTTTCAGAATGCAAATGAAACT GGCCAAATTAGAGGGCGACCTGAGATTGCTCCTGACCAGCGGGAGAAATTTTTACAAAGGCTCCAACAAGTGCAACAAGGCCACAGTAACCTTCTCAATGTGACACATATCTCTGGTGCCAACCACAAACAGTTTACCACACAGCAGAATTCTCTTTTGCAACAG TTTAGTCCTCAAAACACTTCTGTTTCACCTCATGTTGGCCTTGTGCTTGGAGGTCAAGGATCGGCTCTTGGTTCTGTTGGTTCAGTTTCAACACAACCACAACCAACTATTCTTCAACAATCCTCCCAACACCCTGCAGTATCAAGTGGAACGAAAGATGAAG ATGCTGCACATGCAAATGTGGAAGACCAACAACAACTGCAGCATAATATGGCAGAGGATCTGATCGCGGACCCTATCTCAAGTCCCAGTCTCAACAAGATCATAGGTGATGATGATCTGAAAACATCATTCACA GGCACAGGTTCTGCTTCGGCAGCAGAAGGAAGTCAGTTGTCTAGAGATAATGAAATGTCACCAGGCCAGCCATTACAACCCAGTCAATCCGCAGCTGGCCTTGGTGTTATTGGTAGAAGAAGTGCATTAGATCTTGGTGCAATTGGTGACAACATCAGTAGCTTAGCTGGGAATTCTGGTGTAATGCACGATCAGATGTATAATCTGCAGATGCTTGAAGCTGCATATTATAAACTTCCACAGCCTAGGGACTCAGAACGCCCAAAAACTTATGTTCCG AGGCATCCTGCAATTACACCTGCAAGCTATCCACAAACTCAAGCACCCATAATTGATAATCCTGCCTTTTGGGAACGATTAGGTCTTGATCCGATGGGTACTGATGCCTTGTTTTTTGCATTTTACTATCAACAG AACACTCCTCAGCAATACTTAGCTGCTCGAGAATTGAAGAGGCAGTCATGGAGATTTCATAAGAAATTTAATACATGGTTTCAACGTCACGAGGAGCCAAAAGTAACTAATGATAACTTTGAGCGAGGAAACTATGTCTACTTTGATTTTCATATCGCCAACGATGGTTCTCAGCATGGATG GTGTCAGCGGATTAAAACTGATTTCACCTTCGAATACGATTTTCTTGAGGATGAACTTGCAGTATGA
- the LOC122001520 gene encoding general negative regulator of transcription subunit 3-like isoform X3: protein MGASRKLQGEIDRVLKKVQEGVDVFDSIWNKVYDTENLNQKEKFEADLKKEIKKLQRYRDQIKTWIQSSEIKDKKALMDARKLIEREMERFKVCEKETKTKAFSKEGLGQQPKTDPKEKAKSETRDWLNNVVADLESQIDNFEAEVEGLSVKKGKTRPPRLTHLEASITRHKAHIMKLELILRLLDNDELSPDQVNDVKDFLEDYVERNQEDFDEFSDVDELYISLPLDKVEALEDLVSLGPSSLTKISLSSSESLLTSQDQGEDAVFQESNSDVVAPKTPPSKGGATGSSAPTVHPIISSGVSAVPTAAVSASVPVRPLISGPTATAILSGPLSAKSENSAVVSLPFLTSNTAKEEDMTFPGRKPSPAIPEIVGKGISRGISNPASIGTNMTFSSASAISGNVTLGSVPALSDISKRNSLNVDERIGSSGLAQPLVSPINNRILLQSLPKTNDGASSNDSNNVGEAPISGGRVFSPSIVPGVQWRPQGAAFQNANETGQIRGRPEIAPDQREKFLQRLQQVQQGHSNLLNVTHISGANHKQFTTQQNSLLQQFSPQNTSVSPHVGLVLGGQGSALGSVGSVSTQPQPTILQQSSQHPAVSSGTKDEEDAAHANVEDQQQLQHNMAEDLIADPISSPSLNKIIGDDDLKTSFTGTGSASAAEGSQLSRDNEMSPGQPLQPSQSAAGLGVIGRRSALDLGAIGDNISSLAGNSGVMHDQMYNLQMLEAAYYKLPQPRDSERPKTYVPRHPAITPASYPQTQAPIIDNPAFWERLGLDPMGTDALFFAFYYQQNTPQQYLAARELKRQSWRFHKKFNTWFQRHEEPKVTNDNFERGNYVYFDFHIANDGSQHGWCQRIKTDFTFEYDFLEDELAV from the exons ATGGGCGCGAGCAGGAAGCTGCAGGGCGAGATCGATCGAGTCCTGAAGAAGGTGCAGGAAGGCGTCGACGTCTTCGATAGCATTTGGAACAAG GTTTACGACACGGAGAATCTGAACCAGAAGGAGAAGTTCGAGGCGGACTTGAAGAAGGAAATCAAGAAGCTGCAGCGGTATCGTGATCAAATCAAGACATGGATTCAGTCGAGCGAGATAAAAGATAAAAAG GCTCTCATGGATGCCCGCAAGCTCATTGAACGAGAAATGGAAAGATTTAAGGTTTGTGAAAAAGAGACAAAGACAAAAGCATTTTCCAAGGAAGGTTTGGGTCAGCAACCCAAGACA GATCCAAAAGAGAAGGCGAAATCAGAAACAAGGGACTGGCTAAACAATGTG GTTGCAGATTTGGAGAGTCAAATTGACAATTTCGAAGCTGAAGTTGAAGGGCTTTCTGTCAAGAAAGGGAAAACAAGGCCACCTCGCTTG ACACATCTGGAGGCATCCATCACCAGGCACAAAGCTCACATAATGAAGTTGGAGTTGATTTTGAGATTGTTGGATAATGATGAGTTAAGTCCTGATCAGGTTAATGATGTAAAAGACTTTCTTGAAGATTATGTTGAACGTAATCAG GAGGATTTTGATGAATTTAGTGACGTTGATGAACTTTACATCTCTCTACCACTTGATAAGGTAGAAGCACTGGAAGATCTTGTTTCACTTGGTCCTTCCAGTCTTACTAAG ATTTCTTTGTCATCGAGTGAGTCACTACTCACATCTCAAGACCAAGGTGAAGATGCAGTTTTTCAGGAAAGTAATTCTGATGTTGTTGCACCGAAAACTCCACCTTCAAAAGGAGGAGCTACTGGGTCTTCGGCACCAACAGTTCATCCAATTATTAGTTCTGGGGTATCTGCTGTTCCTACTGCAGCTGTGAGTGCTAGTGTTCCTGTACGTCCATTGATTTCTGGACCAACAGCTACAGCTATACTTTCTGGACCACTAAGTGCAAAAAGTGAGAACTCTGCTGTTGTATCTTTACCTTTTCTCACATCCAACACAGCGAAGGAGGAAGATATGACCTTCCCTGGGCGTAAACCTTCACCAGCCATCCCAGAAATTGTAGGGAAAGGTATTAGTAGAGGGATCTCAAATCCTGCATCAATCGGTACTAATATGACTTTCAGTTCTGCCAGTGCAATATCTGGAAATGTTACTCTGGGTTCTGTTCCGGCTTTGTCTGATATATCGAAGCGCAACTCTTTAAATGTCGACGAGAGAATTGGAAGTAGTGGACTTGCACAGCCATTGGTTTCTCCTATAAATAACAGAATCCTATTGCAATCATTGCCAAAAACAAATGATGGAGCTAGTTCAAATGATTCTAATAATGTTGGAGAGGCACCTATTTCAGGAGGAAGAGTCTTTTCACCTTCCATAGTCCCTGGGGTTCAGTGGAGACCTCAAGGTGCAGCTTTTCAGAATGCAAATGAAACT GGCCAAATTAGAGGGCGACCTGAGATTGCTCCTGACCAGCGGGAGAAATTTTTACAAAGGCTCCAACAAGTGCAACAAGGCCACAGTAACCTTCTCAATGTGACACATATCTCTGGTGCCAACCACAAACAGTTTACCACACAGCAGAATTCTCTTTTGCAACAG TTTAGTCCTCAAAACACTTCTGTTTCACCTCATGTTGGCCTTGTGCTTGGAGGTCAAGGATCGGCTCTTGGTTCTGTTGGTTCAGTTTCAACACAACCACAACCAACTATTCTTCAACAATCCTCCCAACACCCTGCAGTATCAAGTGGAACGAAAGATGAAG AAGATGCTGCACATGCAAATGTGGAAGACCAACAACAACTGCAGCATAATATGGCAGAGGATCTGATCGCGGACCCTATCTCAAGTCCCAGTCTCAACAAGATCATAGGTGATGATGATCTGAAAACATCATTCACA GGCACAGGTTCTGCTTCGGCAGCAGAAGGAAGTCAGTTGTCTAGAGATAATGAAATGTCACCAGGCCAGCCATTACAACCCAGTCAATCCGCAGCTGGCCTTGGTGTTATTGGTAGAAGAAGTGCATTAGATCTTGGTGCAATTGGTGACAACATCAGTAGCTTAGCTGGGAATTCTGGTGTAATGCACGATCAGATGTATAATCTGCAGATGCTTGAAGCTGCATATTATAAACTTCCACAGCCTAGGGACTCAGAACGCCCAAAAACTTATGTTCCG AGGCATCCTGCAATTACACCTGCAAGCTATCCACAAACTCAAGCACCCATAATTGATAATCCTGCCTTTTGGGAACGATTAGGTCTTGATCCGATGGGTACTGATGCCTTGTTTTTTGCATTTTACTATCAACAG AACACTCCTCAGCAATACTTAGCTGCTCGAGAATTGAAGAGGCAGTCATGGAGATTTCATAAGAAATTTAATACATGGTTTCAACGTCACGAGGAGCCAAAAGTAACTAATGATAACTTTGAGCGAGGAAACTATGTCTACTTTGATTTTCATATCGCCAACGATGGTTCTCAGCATGGATG GTGTCAGCGGATTAAAACTGATTTCACCTTCGAATACGATTTTCTTGAGGATGAACTTGCAGTATGA
- the LOC122001520 gene encoding general negative regulator of transcription subunit 3-like isoform X4, whose protein sequence is MGASRKLQGEIDRVLKKVQEGVDVFDSIWNKVYDTENLNQKEKFEADLKKEIKKLQRYRDQIKTWIQSSEIKDKKALMDARKLIEREMERFKVCEKETKTKAFSKEGLGQQPKTDPKEKAKSETRDWLNNVVADLESQIDNFEAEVEGLSVKKGKTRPPRLTHLEASITRHKAHIMKLELILRLLDNDELSPDQVNDVKDFLEDYVERNQEDFDEFSDVDELYISLPLDKVEALEDLVSLGPSSLTKISLSSSESLLTSQDQGEDAVFQESNSDVVAPKTPPSKGGATGSSAPTVHPIISSGVSAVPTAAVSASVPVRPLISGPTATAILSGPLSAKSENSAVVSLPFLTSNTAKEEDMTFPGRKPSPAIPEIVGKGISRGISNPASIGTNMTFSSASAISGNVTLGSVPALSDISKRNSLNVDERIGSSGLAQPLVSPINNRILLQSLPKTNDGASSNDSNNVGEAPISGGRVFSPSIVPGVQWRPQGAAFQNANETGQIRGRPEIAPDQREKFLQRLQQVQQGHSNLLNVTHISGANHKQFTTQQNSLLQQFSPQNTSVSPHVGLVLGGQGSALGSVGSVSTQPQPTILQQSSQHPAVSSGTKDEDAAHANVEDQQQLQHNMAEDLIADPISSPSLNKIIGDDDLKTSFTGTGSASAAEGSQLSRDNEMSPGQPLQPSQSAAGLGVIGRRSALDLGAIGDNISSLAGNSGVMHDQMYNLQMLEAAYYKLPQPRDSERPKTYVPRHPAITPASYPQTQAPIIDNPAFWERLGLDPMGTDALFFAFYYQQNTPQQYLAARELKRQSWRFHKKFNTWFQRHEEPKVTNDNFERGNYVYFDFHIANDGSQHGWCQRIKTDFTFEYDFLEDELAV, encoded by the exons ATGGGCGCGAGCAGGAAGCTGCAGGGCGAGATCGATCGAGTCCTGAAGAAGGTGCAGGAAGGCGTCGACGTCTTCGATAGCATTTGGAACAAG GTTTACGACACGGAGAATCTGAACCAGAAGGAGAAGTTCGAGGCGGACTTGAAGAAGGAAATCAAGAAGCTGCAGCGGTATCGTGATCAAATCAAGACATGGATTCAGTCGAGCGAGATAAAAGATAAAAAG GCTCTCATGGATGCCCGCAAGCTCATTGAACGAGAAATGGAAAGATTTAAGGTTTGTGAAAAAGAGACAAAGACAAAAGCATTTTCCAAGGAAGGTTTGGGTCAGCAACCCAAGACA GATCCAAAAGAGAAGGCGAAATCAGAAACAAGGGACTGGCTAAACAATGTG GTTGCAGATTTGGAGAGTCAAATTGACAATTTCGAAGCTGAAGTTGAAGGGCTTTCTGTCAAGAAAGGGAAAACAAGGCCACCTCGCTTG ACACATCTGGAGGCATCCATCACCAGGCACAAAGCTCACATAATGAAGTTGGAGTTGATTTTGAGATTGTTGGATAATGATGAGTTAAGTCCTGATCAGGTTAATGATGTAAAAGACTTTCTTGAAGATTATGTTGAACGTAATCAG GAGGATTTTGATGAATTTAGTGACGTTGATGAACTTTACATCTCTCTACCACTTGATAAGGTAGAAGCACTGGAAGATCTTGTTTCACTTGGTCCTTCCAGTCTTACTAAG ATTTCTTTGTCATCGAGTGAGTCACTACTCACATCTCAAGACCAAGGTGAAGATGCAGTTTTTCAGGAAAGTAATTCTGATGTTGTTGCACCGAAAACTCCACCTTCAAAAGGAGGAGCTACTGGGTCTTCGGCACCAACAGTTCATCCAATTATTAGTTCTGGGGTATCTGCTGTTCCTACTGCAGCTGTGAGTGCTAGTGTTCCTGTACGTCCATTGATTTCTGGACCAACAGCTACAGCTATACTTTCTGGACCACTAAGTGCAAAAAGTGAGAACTCTGCTGTTGTATCTTTACCTTTTCTCACATCCAACACAGCGAAGGAGGAAGATATGACCTTCCCTGGGCGTAAACCTTCACCAGCCATCCCAGAAATTGTAGGGAAAGGTATTAGTAGAGGGATCTCAAATCCTGCATCAATCGGTACTAATATGACTTTCAGTTCTGCCAGTGCAATATCTGGAAATGTTACTCTGGGTTCTGTTCCGGCTTTGTCTGATATATCGAAGCGCAACTCTTTAAATGTCGACGAGAGAATTGGAAGTAGTGGACTTGCACAGCCATTGGTTTCTCCTATAAATAACAGAATCCTATTGCAATCATTGCCAAAAACAAATGATGGAGCTAGTTCAAATGATTCTAATAATGTTGGAGAGGCACCTATTTCAGGAGGAAGAGTCTTTTCACCTTCCATAGTCCCTGGGGTTCAGTGGAGACCTCAAGGTGCAGCTTTTCAGAATGCAAATGAAACT GGCCAAATTAGAGGGCGACCTGAGATTGCTCCTGACCAGCGGGAGAAATTTTTACAAAGGCTCCAACAAGTGCAACAAGGCCACAGTAACCTTCTCAATGTGACACATATCTCTGGTGCCAACCACAAACAGTTTACCACACAGCAGAATTCTCTTTTGCAACAG TTTAGTCCTCAAAACACTTCTGTTTCACCTCATGTTGGCCTTGTGCTTGGAGGTCAAGGATCGGCTCTTGGTTCTGTTGGTTCAGTTTCAACACAACCACAACCAACTATTCTTCAACAATCCTCCCAACACCCTGCAGTATCAAGTGGAACGAAAGATGAAG ATGCTGCACATGCAAATGTGGAAGACCAACAACAACTGCAGCATAATATGGCAGAGGATCTGATCGCGGACCCTATCTCAAGTCCCAGTCTCAACAAGATCATAGGTGATGATGATCTGAAAACATCATTCACA GGCACAGGTTCTGCTTCGGCAGCAGAAGGAAGTCAGTTGTCTAGAGATAATGAAATGTCACCAGGCCAGCCATTACAACCCAGTCAATCCGCAGCTGGCCTTGGTGTTATTGGTAGAAGAAGTGCATTAGATCTTGGTGCAATTGGTGACAACATCAGTAGCTTAGCTGGGAATTCTGGTGTAATGCACGATCAGATGTATAATCTGCAGATGCTTGAAGCTGCATATTATAAACTTCCACAGCCTAGGGACTCAGAACGCCCAAAAACTTATGTTCCG AGGCATCCTGCAATTACACCTGCAAGCTATCCACAAACTCAAGCACCCATAATTGATAATCCTGCCTTTTGGGAACGATTAGGTCTTGATCCGATGGGTACTGATGCCTTGTTTTTTGCATTTTACTATCAACAG AACACTCCTCAGCAATACTTAGCTGCTCGAGAATTGAAGAGGCAGTCATGGAGATTTCATAAGAAATTTAATACATGGTTTCAACGTCACGAGGAGCCAAAAGTAACTAATGATAACTTTGAGCGAGGAAACTATGTCTACTTTGATTTTCATATCGCCAACGATGGTTCTCAGCATGGATG GTGTCAGCGGATTAAAACTGATTTCACCTTCGAATACGATTTTCTTGAGGATGAACTTGCAGTATGA